The bacterium HR17 genome contains the following window.
GACCGACTCGCGAACAGTTGCGCGCCAGGAGCGCCAGCCCAGTTGTTCCACCCACATCGTGAAATCTCTCTCCCGCAGGTTAGTGATAGCGTTGCCGAAGCGGTCAATATGCACGACGCGGGCGACGACGAGGCGGTCACTGACATCGGCGCGCAACGGAGGCAGTTGCACTAACGCGTCTGACGCCAATGCCGGTCCGAACGCGTGAAGGGGGACACCTTTTGCGAGGTGGGCAGCCACCGGCGCGAAAATGTCCCGTCCGTGAAAAGTGGTGCTGACAGTGGGTAGAAA
Protein-coding sequences here:
- the salL gene encoding Adenosyl-chloride synthase, which gives rise to MLWWAADEAGIVAVVELCDPAYFLPTVSTTFHGRDIFAPVAAHLAKGVPLHAFGPALASDALVQLPPLRADVSDRLVVARVVHIDRFGNAITNLRERDFTMWVEQLGWRSWRATVRESVFEALHRCYAEVPKGTPLLLFNSYGLLEVAVNCGNAARQLGIRKGDLVEIWAVDEA